Proteins encoded in a region of the Ralstonia pseudosolanacearum genome:
- a CDS encoding ATP-binding cassette domain-containing protein — protein sequence MALFSITDAQLAFGHVALLDHTDFSLEAGERVGLIGRNGTGKSSLLKIVAGQTAPDDGLIARQSGITSAYVPQEPVFDPDQTVAEAVAMGVPQAAALLAEYEALVTSMGESHDEAALQRLHALQAQLEAADAWQLRTRVETTIAQLGLTPGVHIGALSGGLTKRVALAQALVGAPDILMLDEPTNHLDYDSIRWLEDLLLAFRGSVLFITHDRAFLDRVATRIVELDRGKLRSYPGNFSAYQARKAQQLEAEALENARFDKLLAQEEVWIRKGVEARRTRSVGRVARLVQMREEHAARRDVQGNVKLEVSQGDRSGKIVAELTDVAKHYGDKAVVRDFSATILRGDKVALLGPNGVGKTTLLKLILGELAPDAGTVRNGTNLQVAYFDQMRAQLDLNRSLADTISPGSDWIDINGQRKHVMSYLGDFLFAPERARSPVASLSGGERNRLLLARLFARPANALVLDEPTNDLDIDTLELLEELLQEYSGTVFLVSHDRAFVDNVVTSVIAAEGDGVWREYVGGFSDWQTQSARSARLAQAARPVAEEKKAEPARPRERATVKLSYKEQRELDALPARIEALEAEQKAVGAELEDGTIYGRDPQRAQQLAERHEAIELELLDVLERWETLEGKRAGTA from the coding sequence ATGGCCCTGTTTTCCATTACCGATGCGCAATTGGCCTTTGGCCATGTGGCGCTGCTCGACCACACCGATTTTTCGCTGGAGGCCGGCGAGCGTGTCGGCCTGATCGGCCGCAACGGCACCGGCAAGTCCTCGCTGCTCAAGATCGTGGCCGGTCAGACGGCGCCCGACGATGGGCTGATCGCACGCCAGAGCGGCATCACCTCCGCCTATGTGCCGCAGGAGCCGGTGTTCGATCCGGACCAGACCGTGGCCGAGGCGGTCGCCATGGGCGTGCCGCAGGCCGCCGCGCTGCTGGCCGAATACGAAGCGCTGGTCACCTCGATGGGCGAATCGCACGACGAGGCCGCATTGCAGCGGCTGCACGCGCTGCAGGCGCAGCTCGAGGCCGCGGACGCCTGGCAGCTGCGCACGCGCGTGGAGACCACCATCGCCCAGCTTGGCCTGACGCCCGGCGTGCACATCGGCGCGCTGTCGGGCGGCCTCACCAAGCGCGTGGCGCTCGCGCAGGCGTTGGTCGGTGCGCCCGACATCCTGATGCTGGACGAGCCGACCAACCACCTCGACTACGATTCGATCCGCTGGCTCGAAGACCTGCTGCTGGCCTTCCGCGGCAGCGTGCTGTTCATCACGCACGACCGGGCGTTCCTGGACCGCGTCGCCACGCGCATCGTCGAACTCGACCGCGGCAAGCTGCGCTCGTACCCGGGCAATTTTTCCGCCTACCAGGCGCGCAAGGCGCAGCAGCTCGAGGCCGAGGCGCTGGAAAACGCGCGCTTCGACAAGCTGCTCGCGCAGGAAGAGGTCTGGATCCGCAAGGGCGTGGAAGCGCGCCGCACCCGCAGCGTGGGCCGCGTGGCCCGGCTCGTGCAGATGCGCGAGGAGCACGCCGCACGCCGCGATGTGCAGGGCAACGTCAAGCTGGAGGTGTCGCAGGGCGACCGCTCCGGCAAGATCGTCGCCGAGCTGACAGACGTGGCCAAGCATTACGGCGACAAGGCCGTGGTGCGCGATTTCTCCGCCACCATCCTGCGCGGCGACAAGGTCGCCCTGCTGGGCCCGAACGGTGTCGGCAAGACTACGCTGCTCAAGCTGATCCTGGGCGAGCTGGCGCCGGATGCGGGCACGGTGCGCAACGGCACCAACCTGCAGGTGGCGTATTTCGACCAGATGCGCGCGCAGCTCGACCTGAACCGCTCGCTGGCCGATACCATCAGCCCGGGCAGCGACTGGATCGACATCAACGGCCAGCGCAAGCACGTGATGAGCTACCTGGGCGATTTCCTCTTTGCGCCCGAGCGGGCGCGCTCGCCGGTGGCGTCGCTCTCGGGCGGCGAGCGCAACCGGCTGCTGCTGGCGCGCCTGTTCGCGCGGCCGGCCAATGCGCTGGTGCTCGATGAGCCGACCAACGACCTCGATATCGACACGCTGGAGCTGCTCGAAGAGTTGCTGCAGGAATACAGCGGCACCGTGTTCCTGGTCTCGCACGACCGTGCTTTCGTCGACAACGTCGTCACCTCGGTGATCGCGGCCGAGGGCGATGGCGTGTGGCGCGAATACGTGGGCGGGTTCTCGGACTGGCAGACGCAGTCGGCGCGCTCGGCGCGGCTCGCGCAGGCCGCCCGACCGGTCGCCGAAGAGAAGAAGGCCGAGCCGGCGCGTCCGCGCGAGCGGGCCACCGTCAAGCTGTCGTACAAGGAGCAGCGCGAGCTGGATGCGCTGCCGGCCCGGATCGAGGCGCTGGAGGCCGAGCAGAAGGCCGTGGGCGCCGAGCTGGAAGACGGCACGATCTACGGGCGCGATCCGCAGCGCGCGCAGCAACTGGCCGAGCGGCACGAGGCGATCGAGCTCGAGCTGCTGGACGTGCTGGAGCGCTGGGAAACGCTGGAAGGCAAGCGCGCCGGCACGGCCTGA
- a CDS encoding DNA topoisomerase IV subunit B: MSKTPQYSEASIKVLKGLEPVKQRPGMYTRTDNPLHIVQEVIDNAADEALGGYGKWIQVTLHKDGSVSVEDEARGIPVGIHPEEGVPVVEIVFTRLHAGGKFDKGRGGAYAFSGGLHGVGVSVTNALSTRLEVAVWRDGSVSTLAFSGGDVIEALATRRAERGEKKHGTRVRVWPDGKYFDSENIPQAELQRLLRSKAVLLPGVKVSLTIEKSGETIEWQYDQGLRGYLIESLAQGSGADPVIPLFEGEHFADPDRLGEEGFAFGEGASWVVAWTDEGSPVRESYVNLIPTPAGGTHESGLREGLFQAVKSFVEMHALCPKGVKLMSEDVFARASFVLSAKVLDPQFQGQIKERLNSRDAVRLVSTFSRPALELWLNQHVEFGKKLAELVIRQAQARTRAAQKVEKKKGSGVAVLPGKLTDCESDDVSRNELFLVEGDSAGGSAKMGRDKEFQAILPLRGKVLNTWETERDRLFANNEVHDIAVAIGVDPHGPADSVDLSGLRYGKICILSDADVDGAHIQVLLLTLFFKHFPQLIGRGNVCVARPPLYRVDAPARGKKPAQKLYALDDGELEAIEDKLRKEGLKEGSWQISRFKGLGEMSAEQLWETTMNPDTRRLLPVSIGEPGAEQTVHVMNMLMGKGEAGARRTWLEARGNEVEADI, from the coding sequence ATGAGCAAAACTCCCCAATACAGCGAAGCGTCGATCAAGGTCCTGAAGGGCCTGGAACCGGTCAAGCAGCGGCCGGGCATGTACACGCGCACCGACAATCCGCTGCACATCGTGCAGGAAGTGATCGACAACGCCGCCGACGAAGCGCTGGGCGGCTACGGCAAGTGGATCCAGGTGACGCTGCACAAGGACGGCAGCGTGAGCGTGGAAGACGAGGCGCGCGGCATTCCGGTCGGCATCCATCCGGAAGAGGGCGTGCCGGTGGTGGAGATCGTCTTCACCCGGCTGCACGCGGGCGGCAAGTTCGACAAGGGGCGCGGCGGCGCGTATGCGTTCTCCGGCGGCCTGCACGGCGTGGGCGTCTCGGTCACGAATGCGCTGTCGACGCGGCTGGAGGTGGCGGTCTGGCGTGACGGCAGCGTCTCCACGCTGGCGTTCTCGGGCGGCGATGTCATCGAGGCGCTGGCCACCCGCCGTGCCGAGCGCGGCGAGAAGAAGCACGGCACGCGCGTGCGTGTCTGGCCGGACGGCAAGTATTTCGATTCCGAGAACATCCCGCAGGCCGAGCTGCAGCGGTTGCTGCGCAGCAAGGCGGTGCTGCTGCCGGGCGTGAAGGTGTCGCTCACGATCGAGAAGAGCGGCGAGACGATCGAATGGCAGTACGACCAGGGCCTGCGCGGCTACCTGATCGAATCGCTGGCGCAGGGCAGCGGTGCCGATCCGGTGATCCCGCTGTTCGAAGGCGAGCATTTCGCCGATCCGGACCGGCTCGGCGAAGAGGGCTTTGCCTTCGGCGAGGGCGCCTCGTGGGTGGTGGCCTGGACGGACGAGGGCTCGCCGGTGCGCGAGTCCTACGTCAACCTGATCCCGACGCCGGCCGGCGGCACGCACGAGTCCGGTCTGCGCGAAGGCCTGTTCCAGGCGGTCAAGAGCTTTGTCGAGATGCACGCGCTGTGCCCCAAGGGTGTCAAGCTGATGTCCGAAGACGTGTTCGCGCGCGCCTCGTTCGTGCTGTCGGCCAAGGTGCTCGATCCGCAGTTCCAGGGCCAGATCAAGGAGCGCTTGAACAGCCGCGATGCAGTGCGGCTGGTGTCCACCTTCAGCCGTCCGGCGCTGGAGCTGTGGCTGAATCAGCACGTCGAGTTCGGCAAGAAGCTGGCCGAGCTGGTGATCCGCCAGGCCCAGGCCCGCACGCGTGCGGCGCAGAAGGTCGAGAAGAAGAAGGGCTCCGGCGTGGCCGTGCTGCCCGGCAAGCTGACCGATTGCGAGTCGGACGACGTGTCCCGCAACGAGCTCTTCCTGGTGGAGGGCGATTCCGCCGGCGGCTCGGCCAAGATGGGCCGCGACAAGGAATTCCAGGCCATCCTGCCGCTGCGCGGCAAGGTGCTCAACACGTGGGAGACCGAGCGCGACCGCCTGTTCGCCAACAACGAGGTGCACGACATCGCAGTGGCCATCGGGGTGGACCCGCACGGGCCGGCCGACAGCGTGGACCTGTCCGGCCTGCGCTACGGCAAGATCTGCATCCTGTCGGACGCCGACGTGGACGGCGCGCACATCCAGGTGCTGCTGCTGACGCTGTTCTTCAAGCATTTCCCGCAGCTGATCGGGCGCGGCAATGTGTGCGTGGCGCGGCCGCCGCTGTATCGCGTCGATGCGCCGGCGCGCGGCAAGAAGCCGGCGCAGAAGCTCTACGCGCTGGACGACGGCGAGCTCGAGGCCATCGAAGACAAGCTGCGCAAGGAGGGCCTCAAGGAAGGGTCCTGGCAGATCTCCCGCTTCAAGGGCCTGGGCGAGATGAGCGCCGAGCAGCTGTGGGAGACCACCATGAACCCCGACACGCGGCGCCTGCTGCCGGTTTCGATCGGCGAGCCCGGCGCGGAGCAGACGGTTCACGTGATGAACATGCTGATGGGCAAGGGCGAGGCCGGCGCGCGCCGCACGTGGCTGGAGGCGCGCGGCAACGAGGTCGAGGCCGATATCTGA
- a CDS encoding lytic transglycosylase domain-containing protein, protein MKLLRRAALLWMALALLAGQPARADVYGYIDENGLAHFAASRLDDRYVLFMKGTAVAGASGIAQPAGDTPDADADRNAAGRDAPDNDGMRRRLARAVLQHPSVPRVEPLIRQAARKHGVDPALVKAVIAAESGFNPQAVSPKGAIGLMQVIPETGERYGVTGDARRTLEQKLADPRVNIATGVRYLSDLLRMFSGDLELALAAYNAGEGAVQKHGNDIPPYAETQNYVKTVLQFYRYYNPATAAPGLMTVSAGGAMATTRTPGHAGHSGRPRRIELVLPAPSQQH, encoded by the coding sequence ATGAAGCTGCTCCGACGCGCCGCGCTGCTCTGGATGGCCCTGGCCCTGCTGGCCGGCCAGCCGGCGCGCGCGGACGTCTACGGCTACATCGACGAGAACGGCCTGGCGCACTTCGCGGCCTCGCGGCTGGATGACCGCTACGTGCTGTTCATGAAGGGCACGGCGGTGGCCGGCGCGTCCGGCATCGCCCAGCCGGCCGGCGACACGCCGGATGCCGATGCCGATCGGAACGCCGCCGGGCGCGATGCGCCCGACAACGACGGCATGCGCCGGCGCCTGGCGCGCGCGGTGCTGCAGCATCCCAGCGTGCCGAGGGTCGAGCCGCTGATCCGGCAGGCGGCGCGCAAGCATGGCGTCGACCCGGCGCTGGTGAAGGCGGTGATTGCGGCGGAGTCGGGCTTCAATCCGCAGGCGGTGTCGCCCAAGGGCGCGATCGGGCTGATGCAGGTCATTCCCGAAACCGGCGAGCGCTATGGCGTGACCGGCGACGCGCGCCGCACGCTTGAGCAGAAGCTGGCCGACCCGAGGGTCAACATCGCCACCGGCGTGCGCTACCTGAGCGATCTGCTGCGGATGTTCTCCGGCGATCTCGAACTGGCGCTGGCCGCCTACAACGCCGGCGAGGGCGCGGTGCAGAAGCACGGCAACGACATCCCGCCCTATGCCGAGACGCAGAACTACGTGAAGACGGTGCTGCAGTTCTACCGCTACTACAACCCCGCCACCGCCGCGCCGGGCCTGATGACGGTCAGCGCCGGCGGTGCCATGGCGACGACGCGCACGCCCGGGCATGCCGGACATTCGGGCCGGCCGAGACGCATCGAACTGGTGCTGCCGGCCCCTTCACAACAACATTGA